A window of the Brassica napus cultivar Da-Ae chromosome C5, Da-Ae, whole genome shotgun sequence genome harbors these coding sequences:
- the LOC125587143 gene encoding uncharacterized protein LOC125587143 → MPHNDPLLIDIGIGECQVTKVLVDTSSSVDLIFRDTLDKMGVGLRDMKPSSRTLTGFNGSSEQMIGMIRLPVYAGDITRTVKFSVVRARAPYNAILGTPWLHSMKAIPSTYHQCIKFPGKDGATQTIRGDQQAARDLLIAAVKLQQ, encoded by the coding sequence ATGCCGCATAACGATCCGCTCCTCATTGATATTGGAATTGGTGAGTGCCAGGTCACAAAGGTTCTCGTCGACACCAGCAGTTCAGTCGACCTTATCTTTCGAGACACGCTCGATAAAATGGGGGTCGGCCTACGCGACATGAAGCCCTCTTCACGCACTCTCACGGGATTCAACGGCTCCTCGGAACAGATGATTGGGATGATACGTCTCCCAGTTTACGCAGGTGACATAACCCGCACCGTTAAGTTCTCTGTCGTCCGGGCTAGGGCACCTTACAACGCCATCCTCGGTACACCCTGGTTACACTCCATGAAGGCCATTCCCTCCACTTATCACCAGTGCATTAAGTTTCCTGGGAAAGACGGAGCAACACAGACAATCCGTGGGGACCAACAGGCGGCGAGAGACCTGCTTATCGCCGCAGTCAAGTTACAACAGTAA
- the LOC125587142 gene encoding uncharacterized protein LOC125587142 has translation MALAVVTSARKLRPYFQSHTIEVLSNQPLRTVMQNTNQSGRLTKLAAELSEHDIVYKNITAAKSQVLADFLIELTPELEHDLVLPSLKWILHVDGSSTNKGSGAGVQLQSPIGELIRQSFSFGFAASNNEAEYAKRISAYCDSQLVASQFLGEYDVRNERIDAYLTLVKDLTRHFELFELTKVPRGENVCADALAALGSKLHDQVKRIIPIHRIETPSISPAIEPLAIAASITDAMDIDEGESRATEEQLNDWQTEFIEYLSNGVLPTEKWEARRLKRRSAYYVVMDGALHRWTATKVLLKCISGDETRLVMAETHEGAAGNHSGGRALALKVKSLGFYWPIMNADCESYAKKCDKCQRHASTIHSPTELLHTLMAPYPFMRWGMDIIGPMPSSRQKRIILVLTDYFTKWVEAEAYASITDKEVQKFDWKNIICRHGLPYEIVTDKLIPVYLPSLQGILRQMDDSTQYVHTEKPAKQRSGRVHKQNNHRRTLETTRLEEGMLGRRTRWSPLVP, from the coding sequence ATGGCCCTCGCCGTCGTCACCTCAGCAAGAAAACTCCGACCTTACTTCCAGTCACACACTATCGAAGTACTCTCCAACCAGCCCCTTCGAACGGTAATGCAAAATACTAATCAATCAGGGAGGCTAACAAAATTGGCAGCGGAACTAAGCGAGCACGACATCGTGTACAAGAATATAACAGCAGCTAAGTCGCAAGTTCTTGCTGACTTCTTGATCGAGCTAACACCGGAGTTAGAACATGATCTCGTGCTACCAAGTCTGAAGTGGATATTGCACGTAGATGGATCATCCACGAACAAAGGTTCGGGGGCAGGCGTACAGCTCCAATCCCCGATAGGCGAACTAATCCGGCAATCGTTCAGTTTTGGCTTTGCGGCATCCAACAACGAAGCCGAGTATGCTAAACGAATCAGCGCATATTGCGACTCCCAACTCGTAGCGAGTCAGTTTCTTGGAGAATATGACGTCAGAAATGAGAGGATAGATGCCTACTTAACACTTGTCAAAGATCTTACACGACATTTCGAGTTATTCGAGCTCACAAAAGTTCCCCGCGGAGAGAACGTATGCGCGGACGCCCTCGCAGCCCTCGGAAGTAAGCTACACGACCAGGTAAAAAGGATAATCCCGATACACAGGATCGAGACGCCAAGCATCAGCCCAGCGATAGAGCCGCTTGCCATTGCAGCATCTATCACCGACGCCATGGATATTGATGAAGGGGAATCTCGCGCAACGGAAGAACAGCTCAACGATTGGCAAACGGAATTCATCGAATACCTATCCAATGGCGTATTACCCACAGAAAAATGGGAAGCACGACGACTCAAACGGCGCAGTGCGTATTACGTCGTCATGGATGGCGCACTTCATCGATGGACTGCAACAAAGGTACTCCTTAAATGCATTTCCGGAGACGAAACGAGACTAGTCATGGCCGAAACACATGAGGGGGCAGCAGGAAATCATTCGGGGGGACGAGCTCTCGCATTAAAAGTGAAAAGCCTCGGTTTCTACTGGCCAATTATGAATGCAGATTGCGAGTCCTATGCCAAGAAATGTGACAAGTGCCAGCGACACGCTTCAACCATCCACAGTCCGACGGAGTTACTCCATACCTTAATGGCGCCATACCCCTTCATGCGGTGGGGAATGGATATCATTGGACCAATGCCGAGCTCTCGACAGAAAAGAATCATCCTGGTCTTAACAGATTACTTCAccaaatgggtggaagcagAAGCCTACGCCAGCATCACCGACAAGGAAGTGCAGAAGTTTGATTGGAAGAACATCATCTGCAGACACGGGCTCCCGTATGAAATAGTTACCGACAAACTGATCCCAGTTTATCTCCCATCACTTCAAGGAATTCTGCGACAGATGGACGATTCGACTCAATATGTCCACACCGAGAAACCCGCAAAGCAACGGTCAGGCCGAGTccacaaacaaaacaatcatcGACGGACTTTAGAAACGACTCGACTTGAAGAAGGGATGTTGGGCCGAAGAACTAGAtggagtcctctggtcccatAG